A stretch of Salarias fasciatus chromosome 23, fSalaFa1.1, whole genome shotgun sequence DNA encodes these proteins:
- the dhcr24 gene encoding delta(24)-sterol reductase translates to MEPLLYLGSLAVIFLLWIKVKGLDYVIVHQRWIFVCLFLLPLSVLFDVYYYMRAWIIFKMCSAPKKHDQRVRDIQRQVREWKKEGSKTRMCTGRPGWLTVSLRVGKYKKTHKNIMINLMDILEVDTERQVVRVEPLANMGQVTACLNSVGWTLPVLPELDDLTVGGLVMGTGIESSSHIYGLFQHICVAYELVLADGSLVRCTEEENSDLFHAVPWSCGTLGFLVAAEIKIIPAKPWVKLHYEPVRGLENICRRFTEASENKQNAFVEGIQYSENTAVIMTGTMTDHAEPDKVNRIGLHFKPWFFKHVESYLNKDRSGVEYIPLRQYYHRHTRSIFWELQDIIPFGNNPIFRWLFGWMVPPKISLLKLTQGETIRRLYEQHHVVQDVLVPMKHLEASITRMHKDMNVYPLWLCPFRLPPSRGMVHPKGQEEELYVDIGAYGEPKVKHFEAKASTRQLEKFVRDVHGFQMLYADVYMEREEFWEMFDGQLYHRLREELGCKEAFPEVYDKICKSARH, encoded by the exons ATGGAGCCGCTTCTGTATTTAGGCAGTCTGGCCGTTATCTTCCTGCTGTGGATCAAAGTGAAAGGCTTAGATTATGTGATCGTTCACCAGAGGTGGATATTTGTGTGCCTGTTCCTGCTGCCGCTCTCCGTCCTGTTCGATGTGTATTACTACATGAGGGCATGGATCATCTTCAAGATGTGCTCTGCGCCCAAAAAGCACGACCAGCGCGTGCGTGATATCCAGCGACAG GTGCGTGAGTGGAAAAAAGAGGGAAGTAAGACCCGGATGTGTACTGGCCGGCCAGGCTGGCTCACCGTGTCTCTGAGAGTGGGAAAATACAAGAAAACCCACAAGAACATCATGATCAATCTGAtggacattctggaagtagacacagagagacag GTGGTGAGAGTTGAGCCACTGGCCAACATGGGTCAAGTGACGGCTTGCCTTAACTCAGTCGGCTGGACCCTGCCGGTGCTGCCTGAGCTGGATGACCTGACTGTGG gTGGTTTGGTGATGGGCACAGGCATCGAGTCGTCCTCCCATATTTACGGGCTGTttcagcacatctgtgttgCATATGAGCTGGTTCTAGCTGATGGCAGCTTGGTGCGATGCActgag GAGGAGAACTCAGACCTGTTCCATGCTGTCCCCTGGTCCTGCGGCACTCTTGGGTTCTTGGTTGCTGCGGAGATTAAAATAATCCCGGCGAAGCCATGGGTGAAGCTGCACTATGAGCCGGTCAGAGGACTGGAGAACATCTGCAGACGCTTCACTGAAGCATCGGAGAACAAGCAGAACGCCTTTGTCGAGGGAATCCAGTACAGTGAGAACACTGCTGTGATCATGACGGGAACCATGACCGACCATGCAGAGCCCGACAAG GTGAACAGAATTGGCCTGCACTTTAAACCCTGGTTCTTCAAACACGTGGAGAGCTACCTGAACAAAGACCGCTCTGGGGTTGAGTACATCCCTCTGAGGCAGTACTATCACAGACACACTCGCAGCATCTTCTGGGAGCTCCAG GATATCATTCCCTTCGGGAACAACCCCATCTTCCGCTGGCTGTTTGGGTGGATGGTCCCCCCTAAGATCTCACTCCTGAAGCTCACGCAGGGGGAAACCATCAGACGACTCTACGAGCAGCACCACGTGGTCCAGGACGTGCTGGTACCCATGAAGCACCTGGAGGCCTCCATCACACGCATGCACAAGGACATGAAT GTTTACCCTCTGTGGCTGTGTCCATTCCGGTTGCCACCAAGCAGAGGCATGGTGCACCCCAAAGGCCAGGAAGAGGAGCTCTACGTGGATATTGGAGCTTATGGCGAACCCAAAGTCAAACACTTTGAGGCTAAAGCGTCGACACGTCAGCTGGAGAAGTTTGTGCGAGATGTGCATGG GTTCCAGATGCTGTATGCAGATGTGTACATGGAACGAGAGGAGTTTTGGGAGATGTTTGATGGACAGCTGTACCACAGACTGAGAGAAGAACTGGGCTGTAAAGAGGCATTCCCGGAGGTTTACGACAAAATCTGTAAATCTGCCAGACACTga
- the LOC115381539 gene encoding transmembrane protein 205, which yields MATDQEPTFTVKLLQLLLLSTYWGMQIWVTFISSFVMDNHLNRHTYGFIQSRLVPFYLHLGSACAFFNLTIYAVYHPCDLLDEREAFQIFIFFVSVTVAAVNAQWFGQMTSEIMADMHLIEQACGLGQDIGLSSNREAYAKLCETDLKYRHLSNRLWLYRLLSSLCNLCCIGCNFYSLCYMAENLAAL from the exons ATGGCCACCGACCAGGAGCCCACCTTCAccgtgaagctgctgcagcttctgctgctctccACCTACTGGGGCATGCAGATTTGGGTCACCTTCATTTCAA GCTTTGTGATGGACAACCACCTGAACAGACACACTTACGGGTTCATTCAGAGTCGCCTTGTGCCTTTCTACCTCCACCTTGGGTCGGCCTGCGCCTTCTTCAACCTCACCATCTATGCTGTGTACCATCCCTGTGACCTGCTGGATGAACGGGAAGCCTTTCAG ATCTTCATCTTCTTTGTGTCGGTGACGGTCGCGGCCGTCAACGCTCAGTGGTTTGGTCAGATGACCTCAGAGATCATGGCAGACATGCATCTCATTGAGCAGGCGTGTGGATTGGGCCAGGATATCGGCCTGTCGTCCAACCGCGAAGCGTACGCCAAGCTGTGCGAGACGGATTTGAAATACAGGCACCTCAGCAACCGCTTGTGGCTGTATAGACTGCTGTCGTCTCTCTGCAACCTCTGCTGCATAGGATGCAACTTCTACAGCCTCTGCTACATGGCTGAGAACCTGGCGGCGCTGTGA